In one Pseudomonas sp. R84 genomic region, the following are encoded:
- the mgrA gene encoding L-glyceraldehyde 3-phosphate reductase has translation MTYTAAENRYDSIPYRRVGRSGLVLPALSLGLWHNFGDSTPIDTQRALLRTAFDLGINHFDLANNYGPPYGSAEINFGRLLREDFKQYRDELIISSKAGWDMWPGPYGQGGGSRKYVLASLDQSLQRLGLDYVDIFYSHRFDPDTPLEETASALATAVQQGKALYIGISSYSGVKTREIAALLKEWKVPLLIHQPAYNLLNRWVEKDLLDTTDELGTGVIAFTPLAQGLLTDKYLNGVPADARVNRPGGGSLQASHLSDANIAHVRALNEIAKRRGQSLAQLALAWTLRDPRVTSALIGASRPEQIIENVGALKNLSFSAEELAEIDRFAQEGGINLWEKPSTAE, from the coding sequence ATGACTTACACCGCTGCCGAAAACCGCTACGACTCCATTCCTTACCGCCGCGTCGGGCGCAGCGGTCTGGTGCTGCCGGCGCTGTCGCTGGGCTTGTGGCACAACTTTGGCGACAGCACACCGATCGACACCCAGCGCGCCTTGCTGCGCACCGCGTTCGATCTGGGCATCAACCACTTCGACCTGGCCAACAACTATGGCCCGCCGTACGGCAGCGCCGAGATCAATTTCGGCCGCCTGCTGCGTGAAGACTTCAAGCAGTATCGCGATGAACTGATCATCTCCAGCAAGGCCGGTTGGGACATGTGGCCAGGCCCTTACGGTCAGGGCGGCGGCTCGCGCAAATACGTGCTGGCCAGCCTCGACCAGAGCCTGCAACGCCTCGGTCTGGACTATGTGGATATTTTCTATTCGCACCGCTTCGACCCGGATACCCCGCTGGAAGAGACCGCCAGCGCCCTCGCCACTGCCGTGCAACAGGGCAAGGCGTTGTACATCGGGATCTCGTCGTATTCCGGGGTGAAAACCCGTGAGATCGCTGCGCTGTTGAAAGAGTGGAAAGTGCCGTTGTTGATTCATCAGCCGGCCTACAACCTGCTTAATCGTTGGGTGGAAAAAGACCTGCTTGATACCACCGATGAACTCGGCACGGGCGTGATCGCCTTCACGCCGCTGGCACAAGGTCTGCTCACCGACAAATACCTCAACGGCGTGCCGGCGGATGCGCGGGTCAATCGTCCGGGGGGTGGTTCGTTGCAGGCTTCGCACTTGTCCGACGCCAACATTGCTCACGTGCGCGCATTGAACGAGATCGCCAAGCGCCGTGGTCAGAGCCTGGCGCAACTGGCGCTGGCGTGGACGCTGCGTGATCCACGGGTGACCTCGGCGTTGATTGGTGCGAGTCGGCCGGAGCAGATTATCGAGAACGTCGGGGCGTTGAAGAATTTGAGTTTCAGTGCTGAAGAGCTGGCGGAGATTGACCGGTTTGCCCAAGAGGGCGGGATCAATCTTTGGGAGAAGCCTTCGACGGCGGAGTGA
- the tauD gene encoding taurine dioxygenase has product MSSLNITPLSSALGAQISGVDISQPLSLEHRDAIEQALLKYQVLFFRNQPIEPPQQARFAAYFGDLHIHPIYPNVPEQPEVLILDTAVTDVRDNAIWHTDVTFLPTPAMGAVLSAKLLPEFGGDTLWASGIAAYEALSAPLKDLLEGLTATHDFTRSFPLERYGNTPEALAQWEEARRKNPPLSHPVIRTHPVSGRRSLFVNEGFTSKINELSETESEAILKFLFAHATRPEFTIRWRWQQDDIAFWDNRVTQHYAVDDYRPARRVMQRATVLGDVPFFR; this is encoded by the coding sequence ATGAGCAGCCTGAACATCACCCCATTAAGCTCGGCCCTCGGCGCGCAGATCAGCGGCGTCGACATCAGCCAGCCGCTGAGCCTGGAACACCGCGACGCGATCGAGCAGGCACTGCTCAAATATCAGGTTTTATTCTTCCGCAATCAGCCAATCGAGCCGCCGCAACAGGCTCGTTTCGCCGCCTATTTCGGCGACCTGCACATTCACCCGATCTACCCGAACGTACCGGAACAACCGGAAGTGCTGATCCTCGACACCGCCGTCACCGACGTGCGTGACAACGCGATCTGGCACACCGACGTGACCTTCCTGCCGACGCCGGCGATGGGCGCGGTGCTCAGCGCCAAGTTGCTGCCGGAGTTCGGTGGCGACACGTTGTGGGCCAGCGGCATTGCCGCGTATGAAGCGCTGTCGGCACCCCTGAAAGACTTGCTGGAAGGGCTGACTGCAACCCACGATTTCACTCGTTCGTTTCCACTGGAGCGTTATGGCAACACGCCTGAAGCATTGGCGCAGTGGGAAGAGGCACGACGCAAGAATCCGCCGCTGTCGCACCCGGTGATTCGTACGCACCCGGTCAGTGGGCGGCGTTCGCTGTTCGTCAATGAAGGCTTCACGTCGAAGATCAATGAGCTGTCGGAAACCGAGAGCGAAGCGATTCTGAAGTTTCTGTTCGCCCATGCGACGCGGCCGGAATTCACCATTCGCTGGCGCTGGCAGCAGGACGATATTGCGTTCTGGGATAACCGCGTGACGCAGCATTACGCGGTGGATGACTATCGGCCGGCGCGACGGGTGATGCAGCGGGCGACGGTGTTGGGGGATGTGCCGTTTTTTCGTTGA
- the tauC gene encoding taurine ABC transporter permease TauC: MSSYDVSSAAVKPVSASAAIPVRRSLSTRWISLLTLFALLAIWWAVTATGLIEPLFLPPPSAVLQKGWLLATTGYMDSTLWQHLGASLSRIGLGLGFAILTAVPVGIAIGANRIARGVLDPLIEFYRPIPPLAYLPLIVIWCGIGELSKVLLIYLAIFAPIAIATATGVRTVDPAKLRAAQSLGATRVQLIRHVILPSALPDILTGVRIGLGVGWSTLVAAELIAATSGLGFMVQSAAQFLVTDVVVLGILVIALIAFAMEMGLRALQRKLVPWHGQAH; encoded by the coding sequence ATGAGCAGTTACGACGTTTCCTCGGCGGCGGTAAAACCCGTCAGCGCATCGGCGGCGATACCCGTACGGCGTAGCCTCAGTACGCGCTGGATCAGCCTGCTGACGCTATTTGCCTTGTTGGCGATCTGGTGGGCAGTGACCGCCACTGGCTTGATCGAACCACTGTTTCTGCCGCCACCGTCCGCTGTTTTGCAGAAGGGCTGGTTGCTGGCGACCACCGGTTACATGGATTCGACCTTGTGGCAGCACCTTGGCGCCAGCCTGAGTCGTATCGGTCTGGGTCTGGGTTTCGCGATTCTAACCGCCGTGCCGGTGGGCATCGCCATCGGTGCCAACCGCATTGCCCGTGGCGTGCTCGATCCGCTGATCGAGTTCTACCGCCCTATCCCACCGCTGGCCTATCTGCCGCTGATCGTGATCTGGTGCGGCATCGGTGAGTTGTCGAAAGTGCTGCTGATCTATCTGGCGATTTTCGCGCCAATTGCGATTGCTACCGCCACCGGTGTGCGCACGGTTGATCCAGCGAAATTGCGTGCGGCGCAGTCGCTGGGCGCGACTCGCGTGCAATTGATTCGTCATGTGATTTTGCCGAGCGCTCTGCCGGACATTCTCACCGGTGTGCGCATTGGTCTGGGCGTTGGCTGGTCGACGCTGGTCGCGGCCGAACTGATTGCTGCCACCAGCGGTTTGGGCTTTATGGTGCAATCGGCCGCGCAGTTCCTCGTCACCGACGTGGTGGTGCTGGGGATTCTGGTCATCGCCCTGATCGCCTTCGCGATGGAAATGGGCCTGCGTGCCCTGCAGCGCAAACTGGTGCCGTGGCACGGCCAGGCCCACTGA
- the tauB gene encoding taurine ABC transporter ATP-binding subunit — MALLQLERISAQYPGSPTPVLADISLTLGPQQLLVALGPSGSGKTSLLNLIAGFVEPSAGRITLDGVPVKGPSAERGVVFQDDALLPWQDVLANVAFGLELAGVAKEKREKIAREMLALVDLSGFESRRIWQLSGGQKQRVGLARALAADPRVLLMDEPFGALDAFTREQMQELLLQVWQRTAKPVFLITHDIEEAVFLATDLILLAPNPGQIVERLHLDFGQRYAAGESARAIKSDPRFIETREHVLSKVFSQRSAGQRQERA, encoded by the coding sequence ATGGCCTTGCTACAGCTGGAGCGCATCAGCGCACAGTACCCGGGCAGCCCGACACCGGTGCTGGCGGATATTTCTCTGACCCTGGGGCCTCAGCAATTGCTGGTCGCCCTCGGCCCGTCCGGCAGTGGCAAAACTTCGCTGTTGAACCTGATTGCCGGTTTCGTCGAACCAAGCGCCGGGCGCATCACCCTCGACGGCGTGCCGGTCAAAGGCCCGAGCGCCGAACGTGGCGTGGTGTTCCAGGACGACGCGTTGCTGCCTTGGCAGGACGTGTTGGCCAACGTCGCATTCGGTCTGGAACTGGCCGGTGTCGCCAAAGAAAAACGCGAAAAGATCGCCCGCGAAATGCTCGCACTGGTTGATCTTTCCGGTTTCGAAAGCCGCCGTATCTGGCAACTCTCCGGTGGCCAGAAACAGCGCGTCGGCCTCGCACGCGCCCTCGCCGCTGACCCGCGTGTATTGCTGATGGACGAGCCTTTCGGCGCCCTCGACGCGTTCACCCGCGAACAGATGCAGGAGTTGTTGCTGCAAGTCTGGCAGCGCACGGCCAAACCGGTTTTCCTGATTACCCACGACATTGAAGAAGCGGTGTTCCTCGCCACTGACCTGATTCTGCTCGCGCCGAATCCGGGGCAGATCGTTGAGCGTCTGCACCTGGATTTCGGTCAGCGTTACGCCGCTGGCGAGTCAGCACGTGCGATCAAATCCGATCCGCGCTTTATCGAAACCCGCGAACACGTGCTGAGCAAAGTGTTCTCGCAACGCAGCGCCGGGCAACGGCAGGAGCGCGCATGA
- the tauA gene encoding taurine ABC transporter substrate-binding protein yields the protein MKLNFPLRLLAVASLAAASFLAQAADLTVAYQTTVDPAKVAQADGAYEKATKADIAWRKFDNGADIIAAIASGDVQIGYLGSSPLTAAITRKVPVETFLIATQIGAAEALVARDGSGIKTPQDLIGKKIAVPFVSTGHYSLLAALKHWNIDPSKVTVLNLAPPAIIAAWKRGDIDATYVWDPALGVAKENGKVLITSGELAKFGAPTFDAWIVRKDFAEKHPEIVTAFAKVTLDAYADYRKDPKAWLADQSNVDKLVKLSGAKASDIPLLLQGNVYPLAADQVVTLGAPTTKAITDTAAFLKEQGKVEAVLPDYAPYVSAKFITN from the coding sequence ATGAAACTGAATTTCCCGCTTCGCCTGCTCGCCGTGGCCTCCCTGGCTGCCGCGAGTTTTCTGGCTCAGGCCGCCGACCTCACCGTCGCCTACCAAACCACCGTTGACCCGGCGAAAGTCGCCCAGGCTGACGGCGCTTACGAAAAAGCCACCAAAGCCGATATCGCCTGGCGCAAGTTCGATAACGGCGCCGACATCATTGCCGCCATCGCCTCCGGTGATGTGCAGATTGGCTACCTCGGTTCGAGCCCGCTGACCGCGGCGATCACCCGCAAAGTCCCGGTCGAAACATTCCTTATCGCGACCCAGATCGGCGCCGCCGAAGCATTGGTCGCTCGAGACGGTTCCGGCATCAAGACCCCGCAAGATCTGATCGGCAAGAAAATCGCCGTGCCGTTCGTATCGACCGGTCACTACAGCCTGCTGGCGGCGCTGAAGCACTGGAACATCGATCCATCGAAAGTCACCGTGCTCAACCTCGCCCCACCAGCGATCATTGCCGCATGGAAACGCGGTGACATCGACGCCACTTACGTGTGGGATCCGGCACTCGGCGTGGCCAAGGAAAACGGCAAAGTGCTGATCACCTCCGGCGAACTGGCCAAGTTCGGTGCACCGACCTTCGATGCGTGGATCGTGCGCAAAGACTTCGCCGAGAAGCACCCGGAAATCGTCACCGCGTTCGCCAAGGTCACCCTCGACGCCTACGCCGATTACCGCAAAGACCCGAAAGCCTGGCTCGCCGACCAATCCAACGTCGACAAACTGGTGAAACTCTCTGGCGCCAAGGCCAGCGACATCCCATTGCTGCTGCAAGGCAACGTCTACCCGCTGGCCGCTGATCAGGTCGTCACCCTCGGCGCGCCGACAACCAAAGCCATCACCGACACCGCCGCGTTCCTCAAGGAGCAAGGCAAGGTCGAAGCCGTTCTGCCGGACTACGCGCCGTACGTCAGCGCCAAATTCATCACCAACTGA
- the gshA gene encoding glutamate--cysteine ligase, whose amino-acid sequence MSELLNRRLALLGERANLSLLEQCLHGIERECLRVTSEGRLAQTPHPEALGSALTNEQITTDYSESLLEFITPALPDPADTLASLDKIHRFAYSKLGNEYLWSPSMPCPLPAEEDIPIAYYGTSNIGQLKYVYRKGLALRYGKTMQCIAGIHYNFSLPEKLWPLLRETEGFVGTDRDYQSFSYIALIRNFRRYSWLLMYLFGASPALDAGFLRGRSHQLEQLDSDTLYLPYATSLRMSDLGYQSNAQAGLTPCYNDLASYTDSLRKAVATPYAPYVEVGTHQDGEWVQLNTNILQIENEYYSNIRPKRVTYTGERPIQALVARGIQYVEVRCLDINPFLPMGIDLTESRFLDAFLLYCALNDSPLLTNTSCGNATSNFLSVVKEGRRPGLQLQRDGESVEMKAWAAELLEQIAPLAALLDQSHGGDAHSKALDTQLAKVSDPSLTPSAQVLAAMAEHKESFAQFSLRQSQAHAEFFRSEPLAADEQAKFEELARTSLAAQAELEQNEVGDFDVFVGSYQASILAISN is encoded by the coding sequence TTGAGCGAACTTCTCAACCGCCGCCTGGCTCTGCTCGGCGAGCGCGCTAACCTCTCTCTGCTCGAGCAGTGCCTGCACGGTATCGAACGTGAATGCCTGCGCGTGACCAGCGAAGGTCGCCTGGCGCAAACGCCGCACCCCGAAGCCTTGGGTTCCGCGCTGACCAACGAACAAATCACCACCGACTACTCCGAGTCGCTGCTGGAATTCATCACGCCCGCCCTGCCGGATCCGGCTGATACCCTGGCGAGCCTGGACAAGATTCACCGTTTTGCCTACAGCAAGCTCGGCAACGAGTACCTGTGGAGTCCATCGATGCCGTGCCCGTTGCCGGCCGAGGAAGATATCCCGATTGCGTATTACGGCACCTCCAATATCGGTCAGCTCAAGTACGTCTATCGCAAGGGCCTCGCCCTGCGGTATGGCAAGACCATGCAGTGCATCGCCGGGATTCACTACAACTTCTCCCTGCCGGAAAAGCTCTGGCCGCTGCTGCGCGAAACCGAAGGATTTGTCGGCACTGACCGCGATTATCAATCGTTCTCCTACATCGCACTGATCCGTAATTTCCGTCGCTACAGCTGGCTGCTGATGTACCTGTTCGGTGCCTCGCCAGCGCTCGACGCCGGTTTCCTGCGCGGGCGTTCGCATCAGCTGGAACAACTCGATTCGGACACCCTGTATCTGCCGTACGCCACCAGCCTGCGCATGAGCGACCTCGGTTATCAGAGCAACGCCCAAGCCGGTCTGACGCCTTGCTACAACGATCTGGCGAGCTACACCGACAGCCTGCGCAAAGCCGTGGCCACGCCGTACGCGCCGTACGTTGAAGTCGGCACGCACCAGGATGGCGAGTGGGTGCAGCTCAACACCAACATCCTGCAGATCGAAAACGAGTACTACTCCAACATCCGCCCGAAACGCGTGACCTACACCGGCGAGCGGCCGATTCAGGCGTTGGTGGCCCGTGGCATTCAGTACGTTGAAGTGCGTTGCCTGGACATCAACCCGTTCCTGCCGATGGGCATCGATCTCACTGAATCGCGCTTCCTCGACGCGTTCCTGCTGTATTGCGCGCTGAACGACAGCCCGTTGCTGACCAACACTTCGTGTGGCAACGCGACGTCGAACTTCCTCAGCGTGGTCAAGGAAGGTCGCCGTCCGGGCCTGCAATTGCAGCGTGACGGTGAGTCGGTCGAGATGAAGGCTTGGGCAGCCGAACTGCTGGAACAAATTGCTCCATTGGCGGCGTTGCTGGATCAGAGCCATGGCGGCGATGCGCACAGCAAGGCGCTGGATACGCAACTGGCCAAGGTCAGCGATCCGTCCCTGACGCCATCCGCGCAGGTGTTGGCGGCGATGGCCGAGCACAAGGAAAGCTTTGCGCAGTTCTCCCTGCGTCAGAGCCAGGCACATGCCGAGTTTTTCCGTAGCGAGCCGTTGGCGGCGGATGAACAGGCGAAGTTTGAGGAACTGGCGCGTACGTCGCTGGCAGCGCAGGCTGAGCTGGAGCAGAACGAGGTGGGGGATTTCGATGTGTTTGTTGGGTCGTATCAGGCGAGTATTTTGGCGATTAGTAACTAA
- a CDS encoding PaaI family thioesterase, which translates to MEIPAGLVESAFFKLLGCRLHSLETGAAQVALVLEPELRNRGGKLHGGALFSLVDIAMGLACSSTHGFDQQSATIECKINYIRAVSDGEVMCTARVIHPGRRTLVVEADVMQGDKLVAKAQGTFAVL; encoded by the coding sequence ATGGAAATTCCAGCCGGGCTCGTCGAGAGCGCGTTTTTCAAGCTGTTGGGCTGCCGCCTGCACAGCCTGGAAACCGGGGCGGCGCAAGTCGCCCTGGTGCTGGAACCGGAACTGCGCAATCGCGGCGGCAAATTGCACGGTGGTGCGCTGTTCAGTCTGGTCGACATTGCCATGGGGCTGGCCTGTTCCAGCACCCACGGTTTCGATCAGCAGAGCGCAACCATCGAGTGCAAGATCAACTATATCCGCGCCGTTTCCGATGGCGAGGTGATGTGCACGGCGCGGGTTATCCACCCGGGCCGGCGCACGCTGGTGGTCGAAGCCGACGTGATGCAGGGCGACAAACTGGTCGCAAAAGCGCAAGGCACGTTCGCTGTCCTGTAG
- a CDS encoding Tex family protein, with protein MDSINSRIAEELGVRPQQVEAAVALLDEGSTVPFIARYRKEVTGSLDDTQLRHLEERLRYLRELDERRISILASIEEQGKLTPALERDIKLADTKTRLEDLYLPYKQKRRTKGQIALEAGLGDLADGLFNDPNLTPETEAARFVDAEKGVADVKAALEGAKYILMERFAEDASLLEKLRNYLKQEATLSARVIAGKEEEGAKFRDYFEHDEPLKSMPSHRALAIFRGRNEGILSSALKVGDELPGTMHPCEGMIGQQFNIQNQNRPADKWLGEVVRWTWKVKLYTHLETDLLGELRDGAETEAINVFAHNLHDLLLAAPAGPRATLGLDPGLRTGCKVAVVDSTGKLLDHATVYPHVPHNKWDQTIAILAALCAKHSVDLIAIGNGTASRETDKLAIELIKKYPAMKMTKVMVSEAGASVYSASELAAKEFPDLDVSIRGAVSIARRLQDPLAELVKIDPKSIGVGQYQHDVSQLKLARGLDAVVEDCVNAVGVDVNTASVALLARISGLNATLAQNIVTHRDEHGAFKTRAALKKVARLGEKTFEQAAGFLRVMNGDNPLDSSAVHPEAYPLVQRIAAETDRDIRSLIGDASFLKRLDPKKFTDETFGLPTVTDIIQELEKPGRDPRPEFKTAEFQEGVEDLKDLQLGMILEGVVTNVTAFGAFVDIGVHQDGLVHISALSEKFIKDPREAVKAGDVVKVKVMEVDIPRKRVGLSMRMGDTPGEKIDGARGSRPGSAQRQPSNNAPRKETATAAPVNNAMASLFANAKQLKKR; from the coding sequence ATGGACAGCATCAACAGCCGCATTGCCGAGGAACTCGGCGTACGCCCACAACAGGTCGAAGCGGCCGTCGCGCTACTCGATGAAGGCTCTACCGTTCCCTTCATCGCCCGTTACCGGAAAGAAGTCACCGGCAGCCTCGATGACACCCAGTTGCGTCATCTGGAAGAGCGTCTGCGCTACCTGCGAGAACTCGACGAACGGCGCATCAGCATCCTCGCCAGCATCGAAGAGCAAGGCAAACTCACCCCAGCCCTCGAACGCGACATCAAACTCGCCGACACCAAGACCCGCCTCGAAGACTTGTACCTGCCGTACAAGCAGAAGCGCCGCACCAAGGGCCAGATTGCCCTGGAAGCCGGCCTCGGCGACCTGGCCGACGGCCTGTTCAACGATCCGAACCTGACCCCGGAAACCGAAGCCGCACGCTTCGTCGATGCCGAAAAAGGCGTGGCCGATGTGAAGGCCGCACTGGAAGGCGCCAAGTACATCCTCATGGAGCGCTTCGCCGAAGACGCCAGCCTGCTGGAAAAATTGCGCAACTACCTCAAGCAGGAAGCGACCCTCAGTGCCCGCGTTATCGCCGGCAAAGAAGAGGAAGGCGCCAAGTTCCGCGACTACTTCGAACACGACGAACCGCTGAAAAGCATGCCATCGCACCGGGCACTGGCGATTTTCCGTGGCCGCAACGAAGGCATCCTCAGCTCTGCTTTGAAAGTCGGCGACGAGCTGCCGGGCACCATGCACCCGTGCGAAGGCATGATCGGCCAGCAATTCAACATCCAGAACCAGAACCGCCCGGCCGACAAATGGCTCGGCGAAGTGGTGCGCTGGACGTGGAAGGTCAAGCTCTACACGCACCTGGAAACCGACCTGCTCGGCGAACTGCGTGACGGCGCCGAAACCGAAGCGATCAACGTGTTCGCCCACAACCTGCACGACTTGCTGCTGGCCGCACCGGCCGGCCCGCGTGCAACCCTGGGCCTCGACCCGGGCCTGCGCACTGGTTGCAAGGTTGCCGTGGTCGACTCCACCGGCAAGTTGCTCGATCACGCCACGGTTTACCCGCACGTGCCGCACAACAAGTGGGATCAGACCATCGCCATTCTGGCTGCCCTGTGCGCCAAGCACTCGGTTGACCTGATCGCCATCGGCAACGGCACCGCCAGCCGCGAGACCGATAAACTGGCGATCGAGCTGATCAAAAAATACCCAGCGATGAAAATGACCAAAGTCATGGTCTCCGAGGCCGGTGCATCGGTGTACTCGGCGTCGGAACTGGCGGCCAAGGAATTCCCGGACCTCGACGTATCGATTCGGGGCGCGGTATCTATCGCCCGCCGCTTGCAGGATCCACTCGCCGAGTTGGTGAAAATCGATCCGAAATCCATCGGTGTCGGCCAGTACCAGCATGACGTCTCGCAGCTGAAACTGGCGCGTGGTCTGGACGCTGTGGTCGAGGACTGCGTGAACGCCGTCGGCGTTGATGTAAACACCGCTTCGGTGGCACTGCTGGCCCGAATCTCTGGCCTCAACGCAACGCTGGCGCAAAACATCGTCACGCACCGCGACGAACACGGTGCGTTCAAAACCCGCGCAGCGCTGAAGAAAGTCGCGCGTCTGGGCGAAAAAACCTTCGAACAGGCGGCCGGTTTCTTGCGCGTGATGAACGGCGACAACCCGCTGGATTCCTCGGCGGTGCACCCGGAAGCCTATCCGCTGGTGCAGCGCATTGCCGCTGAAACCGACCGTGATATCCGCTCGCTGATCGGCGATGCAAGCTTCCTCAAGCGTCTGGATCCGAAGAAATTCACCGACGAAACCTTCGGTCTGCCGACCGTAACCGACATCATCCAGGAACTGGAAAAACCGGGCCGCGACCCGCGTCCCGAGTTCAAGACCGCTGAGTTCCAGGAAGGCGTCGAAGATCTGAAAGACCTGCAACTGGGGATGATCCTCGAAGGCGTCGTCACCAACGTGACCGCGTTCGGCGCATTCGTCGACATCGGCGTGCATCAGGACGGTCTGGTGCACATCTCGGCGTTGTCGGAGAAGTTCATCAAGGATCCACGCGAAGCGGTGAAGGCCGGTGACGTGGTGAAAGTGAAGGTCATGGAAGTCGACATCCCGCGCAAACGCGTTGGCCTGTCGATGCGCATGGGCGATACCCCGGGCGAGAAGATCGACGGCGCCCGTGGCTCGCGTCCGGGTTCGGCGCAGCGCCAGCCTTCGAACAACGCGCCACGCAAGGAAACCGCAACCGCCGCACCAGTGAACAACGCGATGGCCTCGCTGTTCGCCAACGCCAAGCAATTGAAGAAACGCTGA
- the ompR gene encoding two-component system response regulator OmpR, whose amino-acid sequence MSSTAQTAEGEKILIVDDDPGLSSLLERFFVSKGYRARTVPNTEQMDRLLSREVFNLVVLDLMLPGEDGLTACRRLRGANNQIPIIMLTAKGDELSRIKGLELGADDYLAKPFNPDELMARVKAVLRRQAAPVPGAPGSEDENVTFGDYVLSLATRELKRGDEVHMLTTGEFAVLKALVMNARQPLTRDKLMNLARGREWDALERSIDVQISRLRRMIEPDPSKPRYIQTVWGVGYVFVPDGAATK is encoded by the coding sequence ATGAGCAGCACTGCACAAACTGCTGAAGGCGAAAAAATTCTCATCGTTGACGACGATCCGGGGCTGAGCAGCCTGCTGGAACGTTTTTTCGTCAGCAAGGGCTACCGTGCCCGCACCGTACCGAACACCGAGCAGATGGATCGTCTGCTGTCGCGTGAGGTCTTCAATCTGGTCGTCCTCGACCTGATGCTGCCCGGCGAAGACGGTCTGACCGCTTGCCGCCGCCTGCGTGGCGCGAACAACCAGATTCCGATCATCATGCTCACCGCCAAGGGCGATGAGTTGAGCCGCATCAAGGGCCTGGAACTGGGCGCCGACGATTATCTGGCCAAGCCGTTCAACCCGGACGAGCTGATGGCCCGGGTCAAAGCCGTCCTGCGTCGTCAGGCCGCTCCGGTACCGGGCGCGCCGGGCAGTGAAGACGAAAACGTCACCTTCGGTGATTACGTGTTGTCGCTGGCCACCCGCGAACTGAAACGCGGCGACGAAGTGCACATGCTCACCACCGGTGAGTTTGCGGTACTCAAGGCGCTGGTGATGAACGCGCGTCAGCCGCTGACCCGCGACAAACTGATGAATCTGGCCCGTGGCCGCGAATGGGATGCACTCGAGCGTTCCATCGATGTGCAGATTTCCCGGCTGCGCCGCATGATCGAGCCTGATCCGTCGAAACCACGTTACATCCAGACTGTCTGGGGCGTGGGCTACGTGTTTGTACCGGATGGCGCCGCCACCAAGTGA